GCataaccacagttttactacaaatatcctGGCTGTATTGAAAGCatggttaatttgtgttttttattcgtATAGTAAAATGATGGTTAGTGTTGGTAAGGGTTCAGGTCATTGTCAGACACCTCACAGATGAGCGGGTGAGATATCAGACACTAGATGAGTGTTTGTGGATCTGATGTCACGTCTAGCACATCTTCTTGAGTCTGTAATTTACTGAAGATCTCCTGAAGGTGAGAGACACAGACGACGTGCACGACAGACTTCTTCACAGCCATAGTAAAGATTCCCCAAACATCATTTCAGTCGATACTTCTGAAAATAATCATTTCTTTCTTAACTTAGTCTGTGAAACCTTCATCagcacaaagaacattttgtgaaacaggaaGCTCTTCAATGAATTATCCGTGAGAAATCTATATTTACAACATTTTGTAAtctgtgctttaaatgtttgttaacAAAAGTTAATTTACACGTACAtctcatttaaaatatgtattcgTAAAacgctgtagaagtattgtttattgtttgttcatgttaacTATAATGTAGTTTACAAATACAACCTGAAGTGTTATCAATATTTCCTTCTGACCACAGCTAGCTTGTGTGGACACCAAAAGCATGTTCATCTGGTTCAAACACTGATAatgttgatgatgatgatgatgattataaTGTTATGAGCCGTTGCCCTGACGTGAACTCAAACTCGACCTCCCGTAACATGTCAATGACAGTCGTAAATTAAAGGGGAAGGTAAACACTGAAACATGAACTTTTTGTGTCATCATTTGGTCAAATTTCTCCTTACGTTGAATAACTTATCATATGAAGTGAAACATGAGGTTATACAAACATCATCACATCGTCTTTGGGGATCTGTTCAGTGGTCTGTGATGTGTTGAGTGTGTGTGAAACTGAAGAGCAGGTGTGTAACCTCACAGCACAACATGGTATTGTGACAAACACAGAGGTGAACACAATGTCATGTTATTCAAACAGACgaccacacacatgcacgcacacacacacacacacacacacacacgcacgcacgcacgcacgcacgcacgcacgcacaccaaaccacacacacacacacacacacacacacacacacacacacacacacacacacacacacacaccacacacacacacaccacacacacacacgcacaggctttggttgactatccccgtggggacagtccataggcgtaatgtttttatactgtacaaactgtatattctatcccctatccctaaccctatccctaaacctaaagatcatagaacactttttgcatttttagatttgtaaaaaatattgttctgtacaatttataagcttttttgcccctgggacctcaattttggtccccatgtgttggtgtgtattcaggtttaggtccccaccgggatatacaaacatgaacacacacacacacacacacgttttcctGTTGGTTGAATACAGCAATAAGAAATAATTATAAACAACCAGGAACATGTAAAATCCTTATTAAACAGCTGGActttattcatttacatgtaaacaaatgcaCACAAATCATTTCTGTGGGTCTGTGGGTGAATCTCATAAAAACACATAGGCTACAGAGAAAAAgctaatacacaaacacaaaagtaTGTAGCCTAACATATTTGTACGGTAAAAATAATgtcacaaaaatattaaataattaaacaattataatataaaactgatgtttatttatttttgcttaatatactgtatttccttACTTGCCTTtcacttttttattctttaaatttaataaaataaaataaattttattttattttatgatttcttgttagtttttgtgtaatttatttatcacatatctaCAGTAGAACACACActttacactttatttaaaaaaataaataattctatGTCATATTATCAGATTTCTGTCGTTCTGTAGAATCTGTGTTTTTCACTGCGGGATTCATGGGCTGGAATGCAGCTCTGAGTTCAGCCAGGAATCTGCTATCAGGAACGGTTTAATGGTGTCTGAAGGATTGTGTGTGATGAAGAACATGCTGCTGTGATGCTGCAGGAAGATGCTGAACAGACCTACACATGACGGTTGACATGACTTCTGCTGACACACCATCAATCAacatcacacacgcacacgcacacacactcaaatcagagaacattcacattttgtctaaatcacatttattggtttattcTCTTTCCATTTTTAGATTTCTATGTGTGTTATTTCTTGTGCagtgttattttaataaatactgtGGTACATAATTATCATTGTATTTACTCCAAAAATAACACATTGCGCGTGTCTAAAATCATGGTATTTTCATGGTGCGTGCTCAAAGAGTGACTAATGAAGTCTCTGCCAAAAAGTGTAAATgctaaatgtgtgtttgttgtgtaaaTGGAGGTAAAGCAGAAAGTCAATCAGATGTCATCTTCTGAACATCAAAGGCTCTTAACAACTAATTTACATACGCGTGTGATAACCCCTCCCCCTTCCAGACTGGTCTGTATCTCCACCAATCAACTCACAGGTGTCAATCATCAGTGGTTTGATCAGGAGGTTTTATAGAAAGCTCAGGACAGACGCCTGTCTTCTGTCTGCTTCCGTCAAAGATGTTCTTCAGTGTTTTAACAGCGGCACTTCTCTGTGTTCTGACTGTGAAAACACGAGTGGAGAATGTTCACGCTCAAGAGAAGTTGTTCTTAAGCTCGATGGGCCTCTCGAGTCCACCCAAACCATCAGCTCACAGTCCCGTTCCCTCTCTGCTGTGGAAGATGTTCGAGAGCTCTGACCGGAGGGATTCATGTGTGGTGTCCGAGTACGGCGTGCGAGGGAATATTGTGAGATTCATTCAGGATCAAGGTGAGCTTCATTGACACTTCTCTGCTTAAACAGCATTACACTGTTGTGTTTATTACACATCACAAGTGAACAAAGGTTCTGCATTTGAATGttcttgtgttttgtaaaatCTACTAAACAGGAACATCCAGGAAGTGATGTCAGTTGGGGGGGACTGCAAAAATGTCAGTCAGTATTGGCAATGCATTGAATTCTGTGTTTCTAAAAATGTTCTGTTTATTGTCATTTGTGTTGAAAGGTGAATCAAACTCCTATGAACTGGAGGTCAATCCCTCATTGAGCCATGGAAACTCTCCTGCTTTTCATACAGATGATGGATTCATTTTGTTCTTGCCATTTAACTCATAGTAACTTTTGTAGACATGAAATGTTTCCTACTTGAGATGTATTGGATTCATAAtctttgtcatttattcactttcaAGTCGTGtcgaacctgtatgagtttctttcttctgcagaacacaaaaggagatattttgtagaatgttgataatcaaactccattgacttccattgtgtgaacacaaaaccacttgaggcatttctcaaaatatcttctgttgtgttccactgaagaaagactcgcatACAGTTTTACAaccacacgagggtgaataaaaatgtaaaaagcctTTTAGGTGTGTTCAGAAGGTGCTGGGGTCTCTATCGGGATTCAATCATTTGAAGCATaaactgtgtttttcttttcccaACAGGTCGTCTGATCTCTGCACCCACCGGCCGCTGTTTTTACTGCGTCAGAAAGCATCTGTTTTTCAACATGTCAGCGCTGGAGGATGTTGAGCAACTCTCTTTTGCACAGCTGGAAATAAAGTTCAAACAGGATCTCTCTCACCTGGGCCGGCACGTGTTCGGTATGGCCCTGTACAGAGTTCTGAAGACCACACTAAAGGGAGTGACTCACGAGTCCAGCCGTAAATTACTGCAGTCTCAAACGCTCGGATACGACGCGCTCGGCTCCGTGCGTTTCAATCTGACAGAGCTGGCTGAATCCTGGAGACAACCGGCTAAGAATTATGGGATGCAACTGGAGCTGCAGGCGTCACACAACCTGCTGGATGACGACGCGTTCGACGCAAAGGGCGTGCGCGCGGGTGTCCCTATCCCAGAGTTCTCAGCATCTCTGGTGGCAGTTTCGTTGAACCCACACCAGTGCAGGTCCAGAAGAAAAAGAAGTGCCTCGTATTACCCGCCGGTGACCCCCAGTAATGTGTGCAAACCCCGGAGACTTTACATCGACTTCAAAGACGTGGGTTGGCAGGACTGGATCATTGCGCCGCAGGGTTATTTGGCTAATTACTGCCATGGAGAATGTCCCTTTCCTCTGAGCGAGAGTCTGAACGGGACTAACCATGCCATTCTGCAGACTCTGGTGCACTCGTTCGATCCCAAAGGAACCCCTCAGCCCTGCTGCGTTCCCATCAAACTGTCACCCATCTCCATGCTGTATTATGACAACAATGATAATGTGGTTCTCAGACATTATGAAGACATGATTGTAGATGAGTGTGGAtgcagatgatgatgatgatgatgatgatgattttacACGCTTTTAATGTCCTATGATTCATTGGAGTTAATTATGGTTTATAAAGATAATGTCATGGTAGTGGGTGAATGCACAAACTccgttttaaaatgttatttttcaatACATTTATGCAACAATCAAGTTTCTAtttcaaatgtgaaaaaatggTTTTGacgttatataaaatatataaacacaatcTTCAGTGATGTCACTTCTTTAACAGCAATCGTTGTTGCGCGTTTTCTCCACTGGTTGGCGCGCTGTGTCTGAATTTGAATCCTGGATCGCGAGTGAAAGATTACATTTATACGGTTAGGactttaaattagttttaggCGATTTAAATCGCACCAATATCAATTAACATGCCTAAACCATTTAGTGCCCTAGTTTATCCATTTCACTCAATagaaaaacaatgatttttttctattattgaCTGTCACTTAATTCCGATCTCTCCAAAGTGCATTAGACCGCATGGCCGGGTAGATGGCTCGTGAGTTCTGTCAAGGCACCAGAGAGTTAAACGTAAAGACACGTGAATAGCGAGAGAGTGAgcgtttgcgtgtgtgtgtgagagagagaagagttCCTGCTACACACTTGCGCACTGCGCGTAAAGGACAGACGTATCCAAACCCTCGCCTGGACTTGTTTCGGACTTCTCGTCGTTTCAAAGGAACGCTTTTTTTCCTGAATGGACTTTTTATTACGTGTGTAATTGTCTTTATTACAACCACACAACACCTACGAATAGGTCTTTGTGCAGCAGTGACGGTATGTGTGTGAGAAGAGGCGGGCGTTATTGTGGATATATTCTACTATTTTCTGCTGAAGTCTTTTACATGGATCATTATTAACGGGAAATATAAAGAGCACGAGCATTATATAAAGTCAACATTGATCATCTAGTGCGCCATGGATAGAGAATAAGAGTTTCGCGTCGTGCGCATTTGGAGTTGTAGCCGGACTTTATTTGGAGATCCTGCAATTGTACACTTGCGGGGAAGGTTGCAGATGCACCGAGGAGCTCTATATCCATCGTTTGGAGTATTGCTGATGCGCAAAACATCTCAAGTGTGGGctgttttataattattttgagCGCGTACTTTTTATGGTTTCCGCGTTTACTGGCTTTAGATTTGACGCTGTAATATTATGACTGACTTTCACTCATGGACTCTTTGCTGTCCAAATGGATCTAGCGCAGGTCTGCATTCCTCAAAGCGGCTCTTAATGTGGCTGTGAAGCATGAGGGATATTCCAAACTCTTAAAATGGCTCAAACAAACGCGGAACATGGTGACATCTTCTGGCCTGAGCCCATCTGATCTCGTTTTCGGCTGATCTGTCAGGTTTAGTGTGACCATGGTCTCCCCCGGCTGCGCTCTGATGGTTCTGATGGTCACTCAGGTGTTCTTTGGAGACTCCAGCGGACTCGTTCCTCGGGTCGATCGCTTCTCGCTTTCACCGGACGTCTTGCATGCGTTTGAACTTCGGCTTCTGAACATGTTTGGACTCAAACACAGACCCGTTCCCAGCAGGTCTGCGGTGGTGCCGCAATACATGCTGGATTTGTACTCGATGCACTCGGCGAACGCGGAGCAGAGCACCGGCAGTCGAGCCAAAGTGTCCGCGGGGAAAACGGCCGAAAGGTCCGCCAGCCGCGCGAACACCATCAGGAGTTTCCACCACGATGGTGAGCGCCTCCTCCATTCTTATCAGCTTTTATCCTTCATTTCTGTCAGGAACTGAGATTAGCAGTAGAGCAGGAtataagactgacatgacagCTCGTTTGTGTGAACTCCCGTGTTGATCGAGAGCATTTTCTCAATTCCAGCTGTTTCTTGAATGGATGACAAGAGTTTTATTTGCCTTGTCAAGCAGCTACAGGTGATCTTCCACTTATCTTAGTCTGTGTGTACAATAATACTTGCATAACAAATAGTTCAACTGATGGATATAGAAAGTTAAGAGATACACAAAACATGCACTGATTTTACCCGAGTTTAACAGAAATCACAGCGGGACTTTAAAATGAAAGGTGTTGAATTTGTGGTACCTCGCAAATCACGGAACACTgagaattttttgttttgttttaaacaagttTGCGAGAGTTTATTGTAATTGATCCAAATGTCATGTCTTTCAGAGTCTGCGGAAGATCTGTCCTGTTCCAGTGGAAAAACAACTCAACGCTTTCTCTTCAACCTGAGCTCGGTCCCCAGCGAGGAGTTCGTCACATCGGCCGAGCTGCGGATATTTCGAGAGCAGGTGATGAAGTCTCCGGCCAACGGCGGCACGGGACACCACCGCATCAACATTCTGGAAATCATCGAACCTCCCGGGACCTTTAAAGAGCCCATCACCAGACTCCTGGACACCAGGCTGGTTCAGGACAGCTTGAGTAAATGGGAGAGTTTCGACGCGAGTCCTGCCGTCCTGAGGTGGACCGCGGACAGACACCCTAACCACGGCCTGGCGGTGGAAGTGGTTCACCCGGACGGCACGCAGGAGGATTCCAAACGGCACGTCCGCATCAGCCGGTCCCTGCACGACAGGGAGGACACGTGGCCCCAAATGAGGCCGCTGCTGGTGACCTACAGCCATGACGGGAAGGGCAACGTGCTTCACTCCCGAGAGAAACGGCTGGTACGGACAAACAAACAGAGGAAGAAACACAAAGCCAACTGCAGGAGACACTCACTCTACGTGGACTTCAGCGACGTGGGCTGGAACGACTGGATAGTCGCCCCGCCGGGTTACCACGCATTTTACTGTCAGGGGGAGTGCCCGTTCCCTCTGGCGGACCACCTGAACTCCACCAACCACGCCATCGTACAGACGCTGGTGAACTCGGTGAACAACAACATTCCCCGGGCCTGCTGCGTGCCCACGGACCTGAGCCCCGTTTCACTGCTCTACCTGGACGAGTACGAGCGAGTGATCTTAAAAAACTACCAGGACATGGTGGTGGAGGGCTGCGGCTGTCGCTGACTTTACAGACGCTTTCGATTTCCCagtactcaactttatttataataaagtaaaacgcATATTTTGGAGAAGTATATAAAGATATATTTATGTTCACTAttgggaaaataaatattttaatcagaGTCGAACTCGCATGTTCCGAGCGTTCATTAAATAACATGCAGCTGGGAAGATGTAGGATGAGAAAGAAGAATGGCATCAAGGGTTTGTATGAAGCAGATgagagtgaaagtgaagtgacctattagtcagatatggtgacccatacccgaaatgtgacctctgcttttaacccatccagagagtagtgaacacacgcacagcaagtggtgagcacacgtacacctggagcagtgggcagctatcactgcagcgcccggggagcaagtaggggtcaggtgccttgctcaagggctcctcagtcgttacccgccggccctgggaatcgaatcggcaaccttctggtcacgagtcccactctctaaccattaggccacgactgcccttgCAAGTGCAGTGCATGATGGGAGTTCAGTTTCAGTGTAGTTGCAGTAAATGTGAATTGATGTGTTTACAGGTAGTTGACACTGAACGCTCAGGAGAGCCTCGCCGAACGAGCTCTTGACACAATGAGTGAGTGTAAAAGTGATTTCCTCCAGCTTTATATTGACTCTCGCTCATTCACAAGAGTTCTATTACAGGCATCAAGACACACGGGTCATTAAACCTCTCAAAATAAAGACTACACAATGACAAGTGTTCACACCACTGCTTCACAAATACTGTAAGAAAACTTTTCTTTAGTTACTCATTTGTTTGATGAGAAACTGTGTTTTCTCATTTAGAAATCACAAGCAGCAGTGAAATTCAGCACACCTCAGATCAATCAAGACTCAAGAGTCAAATGTCTAAGACAAAAACATACATGATTTTATTTCCATCAGTCGAAACTTTATTTCACAGTTTGCTGAACTCCACCACACTGCTGGTGTgttccagtgttgggtgtaactagttactaagtaattctTTACtataattgaattacttttcccttgaaaaagtaaagtaagggattactcagatttttctgtaatttgattacagttacttctgatgtaattgaactgtgtaatacagtatattcaatagTGAAAATCAAAGTGATAGTGataatcaaaattataagtctaaactttaaaatgtatgcttcaATGTATCTTTCTCATATTTATATACTTAGGTCAGTGAACAAGAATAAtttctgtagttatttattatttatcctTGAaacaattctaatcaaggttgatgtaggatatagaaagtcattagtaataagtaattaaatactttttggagagagttatttgtacagtaatttaattacactattgaatatgttactagtaattaattacattttcagactaacttacccaacactgtatgGAATGCCGATTagaaataaaactatttaaaatgtgcattaaaaatTTATTGTTCTATGTTTTAAAGCATGACAGTTTTAAATTgatctatttatttatacatttaaaaagatttttctaattgattgttttattgttcaattaaactacattttaaaacaaatcaaataaagcattttaaataagtctattaatttctcattttaagaagtgatttatttctttacacttttatgttttaattattaaattgatCAATTGATTCGTCATTTTATTTCTAATCGGCACTCCCAGTCCTCCATAACACTGGTGTGTTCTGACTTGTTTTGTATGGTGTTCTCTGTGGTTTATGGGTTCTTACTGGTCCAAATCCAACCCGGAGAGGGGCAGTCTCTGTGATATTCTCGTTCATAGGTAAACCCTTGAGTCCCTTCTGTAATGAAGATTAGATGTCAGAAGAGGTTTTTTAATCATCAGCTGGGTGAAATTTACACACGCATTCATCCTACATAGTATTCAAAATTAGAACGAGTTTGTCCCAAATCAGAGCGTATTGAAATGAGCATCCTTTAAAGAACCTGGGTGAGCTACTGTTTCCAAAGCGCAGATTCACAATGCATCCATCTACATTACCCACCGTTCATAGAGAGAGGGAGGAGTTTAGCACACCGAATTAAAGTCCTTGTGAACCGggagttgcgatcgtttttacttccgtattctgacacatttcagaGTGAAAAGTAAtatcaaaggagaaaattagtgggcgtggcttgcgtttgtCACgacgaattgattggatgtgtaaaaacagctgttgcattgatttgaaatgaatctggcagcagactgacagttgaaggggaggagttaacggatgctccgcccaagccgtctaatttaggTCATTTGAAATGGatcgtcatttcagggcggaagtgcattttcaggttttaactgaagattatgagagcacacgcatttaaaaagaaagtgacccacattgataaactatttactataaacgctgcaatatttcatgaaaaaataagaattgtcattttgaatttcactgggactttaatacaTTAAATTATACAGTAAACATGACATGAGAAATAATGAATAAAGATTTGATATGAAGTGTGATAAGgagttttattttcttgttaATGATCACAATGTTGTGTAGGCAACATCCATCACTTCAGTTTCACGCTGACATGTCCCAGAGTTTGCACtcacaaatatatacagtacgttCCAGTATGAAAAACAGTATATACTTTTAGGGCAAGGTCAGGAACTGGGATGCAGCACAGACCGACCGGGTGATCTGAGGTGTCATTCGTATCTGTTACACACTCGAAAACTTCAACAAACACAAATTCAGGGCTTTGAAGTCAATACATGTAAGAACCATGTGTTGACTCTAAAGCTAATCTAAAGAAACTTCATAAGGTTGTCTTGAGGTTAAACGTACATCAGAGGAATCACAACATGACTTTCTTACGGATCATGAAGCAGAACTGTCTTGTCATCCAGAGGTTTTCCTCGAATGTGACGCGTTACGCACAGCTGCTAAAATTGCCTTGATGTTCATTAACAGTGTGGTGTCTGACTGCTGTGCTATAGGCCTTAAATATGAACACTTCTTCAAACGATGGTGTATGGTGTACAGATGTTTGAAGGCACACCCTGACTCGACACCTAAGACGGTTACCGGAGAGCATAAATCCACTGAAGTGATCTCCCAACGGTGTCCTGGATTCCCGTGGCATTCCTGAGATAAGGTGGTGAAGATGATTGTCTTTATGATTCATAATTGGTGTAGAGATTACGGTAATGACCGAGATAAGAACACAGGACGTTCCCATCTGCATCTTCTCTGTTGGGAGGGACGATAATCGCTCGCTTTCATGTGGTTCAGGCGGTTCACAGAGAAATATCGCTGACGGTGCATGTCGTGCCAGGTAAAGACCTTGACCTGACTGGAAAATGCTAAAGGTTTctcctttttttttacaaattcatACACATCTGTGTTTCTCAAAAAAAAAGGCTACAGTCATGATGGGATCATAAAGAGCAGGGGAAAGAAATGCTAAATGCagacaataaaatatatgatgCACTGGGTTATGACATTTCATTGAGGGGGAAATAAATGCTTATCTCATATCGATGTACAAGGcaacactaaaaataaaaatagaagaaCCGTTTTTAGCACCCTTTCTGACCTTCTCTAGCACCTTTAGTATAAAGAGAAAAGAGTATTGATGTCATGTCATTGACGTTATGTATTTTTAGTTAAATGGATCCAGCAGATGATCTGATTCAGCTTCAGGACCCAGACTGACAACCCAACATACAAAAAAGTGAACACATTTTATCGTGGGCTTCTTGACATGATAGATCTGCTTATATATGCAACATTTCATTTGCTGAATAGGAAAATTTGCCATTTTAGTttgacattgtttttattttgttttcatagtGTTTCATTTTACATTCTCGCGAGTTTTGATGTTTGTTCTCACCTGCGTTTCATGTAGTTTCTTCTTTAGCCTTCTTTAAAGGTTATTTTTCAATGTAGTAATGTTACATGCAAAATATCTTAATACACAATTTGACTTTATAATACACGCCCTTAAATCGGAATATTATAACAAAATGCACTCtaaaagaaaacacaagagaattttacaaaagtaatttatgtcttttgttagctaaatttcacattcataaacaaAAGTTTATTGGCTCGAAACCTCTATTTTCTTTGTTCAAAGTTGATCTAGATGAATATGTGGAAACTATCCGAAGTTCTACTAATTTGAAAGCTATGAAAACTGTGTCACCCTTTGTGATTTTACCTTATTTTTTTGGCAAGtctgtatgtttttattcatttatttttattttattcatattattattttttattgtggttACTTATAAGTGTTATACttgaaaatgaataataataataaaataaaaaaagacgaGCATGTCATGAACAAATCATGTCACACGTATGTCGAATCGATTCGTTTGAATCATTTCGCGAATCCGTCTGAAAGATTCGTTCGCAAATCAGTTTGATTCTCAAGTTCTCGCGAGAGACCAACCGTGAGAAAGAACTGATTCTCGGACTTCGTGATCAGCTCACAGGGTAAGTGAGACGCTTGTTCGCTCAATCAAGACCAGACAATGTGTTAATTTAAACACTGTAAACACGTGTTTCAACATTCTGCTGACCTGCGAGTTTTTATCTCACCTGTTTACCTGACTAGACGcaaacccagctaacaaaaatAGTTGCTGACGTCATTAACTTAAACGCTCCAATAACGATGTACACATTTTTGAGATCGTGCAGCAACGCCATATTATACTGTTGATAAATTGCTCTGTTAAAGTAACAGTAAGAAGGTATTTTTGATTACTCTGAGAGAACTTTAGAGACCGCTCTGAACGTTTCCTGTTAGCTGAAAAAAATAGCGTTCTCAGTTTAAAGGTAAATTAGCTGATTTATTTTGCTAGTACATACACCTGCTTACACAACACAGACCCTGTAGAACAGAAAAGCCCATTTGACTTGTGTCGGGTCACTGCGATAACGGTCCTTCAAACCTCCCGTGAGTCACGTGACCCGTGGCTGCACGTGCGCACATGCGACGGGCTCTCTGGAACACCAGCAGCAGGCCTTGATTTCAGCCGATTTTGATGGAGGGAATTTGTCCCGAAGCCTCTCATTTAGCTCATAACCATGAAGCAGGAGCTCATCTGGACTGCATTTGCACCGTAGGGGCCCGACCACAGCGCAAGGAAATCACAGAGCCAGAATTACTGCGCTGCGCAGGCGGCGGCCAATTGCtggtatttttatttacttcgGGAGGCAACGTGTTCATTTATATGCGTGCAAGCATTAAACGTTGGACTCGCAAAGCCAGCACCAGAAAGGTTCTTGCCCGTGAGGGTATTAGACTCTCGCTCGcttaaatgtttctttgtgttgccCGAGTGTATAAACTTTGCCAGAGACTGTGGAAAGTCGTGATGCATTACAGCGTGCTCAGACGACGAGTGCCGCTGCGTTAATGACTCAATGAATGCAATAATGCATTGACTCATGCGCAGCTGCGAGCCGTGAAGATATTCTGATGTTTCAAAGACCTGCAAGTCCTGAACTCTCTCTAGATGCGCGGAATGCTTCTGGTTTTACTGCGTGTTTACAGGACAGAGGGCCATGTGGCCGCACAGAGCTCATGGTTTTACTGATGTCATGGCAACATggcacagttcaccccaaaataaaatatctgtcgtcatttactcctcccgtgtcatgtcaaacctgtatgaggatctttcttctgcagaacacaaaagaagatattttgaagaaacgaCGCTgcactccattgacttccattgtatgaacactgagacatttctcaaaatatcttattttgtgttccactgaagaaagactacATGAGGGGAATAATTCAGGATTTTTGGCCGAACTATCACTGTAGGATGCTTTTGTTTGTATTGCGTTCTGTAAACACGAGTGCTCTTTGGAAGTCATGTGTGATGCGTGTTTGCGTTCCAGCGGTGGCATGAGGGGCGTGGTTTGGTTCTGTATGCTCTCCAGGTGCAGAGAGATGATACAGGTAATTACAGAGGAAATTCCCTAACCACAGTGACACagcacgcgtgtgtgtgtgtgatgatctCTTACTGTGTCATTTGACTATTCTTACACATAAATCCTCAAATACCACCCTGTGCATGAGTCAAAAATGCCTAAACACACCCTTCAGCTGAAGTTAGTCAAAGTCACTCGTATTTGATGTGCCATTAAACCTGTGTGCTTCACAACATTTACATCACTGCTTTTCAGTCCTTTTATTTCTGCTCTATACAGTGGGCTCCAATTTTTCTTGTGTA
This genomic window from Triplophysa rosa linkage group LG10, Trosa_1v2, whole genome shotgun sequence contains:
- the gdf3 gene encoding protein DVR-1 isoform X1, with translation MFFSVLTAALLCVLTVKTRVENVHAQEKLFLSSMGLSSPPKPSAHSPVPSLLWKMFESSDRRDSCVVSEYGVRGNIVRFIQDQGRLISAPTGRCFYCVRKHLFFNMSALEDVEQLSFAQLEIKFKQDLSHLGRHVFGMALYRVLKTTLKGVTHESSRKLLQSQTLGYDALGSVRFNLTELAESWRQPAKNYGMQLELQASHNLLDDDAFDAKGVRAGVPIPEFSASLVAVSLNPHQCRSRRKRSASYYPPVTPSNVCKPRRLYIDFKDVGWQDWIIAPQGYLANYCHGECPFPLSESLNGTNHAILQTLVHSFDPKGTPQPCCVPIKLSPISMLYYDNNDNVVLRHYEDMIVDECGCR
- the gdf3 gene encoding protein DVR-1 isoform X2 → METLLLFIQMMDSFCSCHLTHSRLISAPTGRCFYCVRKHLFFNMSALEDVEQLSFAQLEIKFKQDLSHLGRHVFGMALYRVLKTTLKGVTHESSRKLLQSQTLGYDALGSVRFNLTELAESWRQPAKNYGMQLELQASHNLLDDDAFDAKGVRAGVPIPEFSASLVAVSLNPHQCRSRRKRSASYYPPVTPSNVCKPRRLYIDFKDVGWQDWIIAPQGYLANYCHGECPFPLSESLNGTNHAILQTLVHSFDPKGTPQPCCVPIKLSPISMLYYDNNDNVVLRHYEDMIVDECGCR
- the bmp2a gene encoding bone morphogenetic protein 2 — translated: MVSPGCALMVLMVTQVFFGDSSGLVPRVDRFSLSPDVLHAFELRLLNMFGLKHRPVPSRSAVVPQYMLDLYSMHSANAEQSTGSRAKVSAGKTAERSASRANTIRSFHHDESAEDLSCSSGKTTQRFLFNLSSVPSEEFVTSAELRIFREQVMKSPANGGTGHHRINILEIIEPPGTFKEPITRLLDTRLVQDSLSKWESFDASPAVLRWTADRHPNHGLAVEVVHPDGTQEDSKRHVRISRSLHDREDTWPQMRPLLVTYSHDGKGNVLHSREKRLVRTNKQRKKHKANCRRHSLYVDFSDVGWNDWIVAPPGYHAFYCQGECPFPLADHLNSTNHAIVQTLVNSVNNNIPRACCVPTDLSPVSLLYLDEYERVILKNYQDMVVEGCGCR